The following proteins are co-located in the Acinetobacter sp. NCu2D-2 genome:
- a CDS encoding sodium-dependent transporter, giving the protein MTEIRENWSARSGFIIAAIGSAVGLGNIWRFPYVAYENGGGAFLIPYLVAIFAAGLPLLFLDYAVGHKFRNAPPAAYKKLMNAESLGWWQVMVTLIIGIYYASVLSWAGSYMFYSFGQQWGADTQAFFFNSYLQNGEGLAFGFVPTLFIGLVVVWAAVMLILYGGVRRGVELANKIFMPLLVILFSILVIQAVRLPGAAQGLNAFFTPNWEAMANYKVWLAAFGHIFFSLSVGFGIMLTYASYLKKKTNLTGSGVVVALANSSFEILAGIGVFAALGFMAYSSGAKVEDVVSGGIGLAFIAFPKIISSLGAGGDLFGFLFFASLTVAGITSMVSILQVPIAAFEDKLGWSHKKAVTIVAGSSAVVSTILFSSHSAITFVDIIDYFANNVGIVGGGLLSIILVSWFRRPLMEQLKAHVNQYSSLKLGSSWNFLLTIVTPLSLLVALLLTVKSIMAEGYGGYSADILWIVGGSTLAFFVIGSVLFSLIKDHHGKE; this is encoded by the coding sequence ATGACAGAAATTCGTGAAAACTGGTCAGCACGATCAGGATTTATTATTGCAGCGATTGGCTCTGCGGTTGGCTTGGGTAATATCTGGCGCTTTCCCTATGTCGCTTATGAAAACGGTGGCGGTGCGTTCCTTATTCCTTATTTAGTTGCAATTTTTGCAGCGGGTTTACCATTACTTTTTTTAGATTATGCAGTCGGACATAAGTTCCGTAATGCACCACCTGCAGCCTATAAAAAACTCATGAATGCTGAGTCTTTGGGCTGGTGGCAAGTGATGGTAACGCTCATTATCGGCATCTATTACGCCAGCGTATTGTCATGGGCTGGCAGCTATATGTTCTATTCCTTTGGTCAACAATGGGGTGCGGACACACAAGCCTTTTTCTTCAATAGTTACTTGCAAAATGGCGAAGGCTTAGCATTTGGTTTTGTTCCAACGCTGTTTATTGGTTTGGTTGTGGTTTGGGCTGCGGTGATGCTGATTTTATACGGTGGCGTACGTCGTGGTGTTGAACTTGCTAATAAAATCTTTATGCCACTTTTGGTGATCTTGTTCTCGATTTTGGTGATTCAAGCGGTGCGTTTGCCGGGTGCAGCACAAGGCTTAAATGCATTCTTTACCCCGAACTGGGAAGCCATGGCGAACTATAAAGTCTGGCTTGCTGCCTTTGGTCATATTTTCTTCTCGTTATCTGTAGGTTTCGGGATTATGTTGACCTATGCATCGTACTTAAAGAAAAAAACCAATTTGACGGGTTCAGGTGTTGTGGTTGCTTTGGCGAACTCATCATTTGAAATTTTAGCCGGTATTGGTGTATTTGCTGCGCTTGGCTTTATGGCGTATAGCTCAGGTGCAAAAGTGGAAGACGTGGTATCAGGCGGTATTGGCTTAGCCTTTATTGCATTCCCGAAAATTATCTCAAGCTTAGGCGCGGGTGGTGATTTATTTGGATTCTTATTCTTTGCATCATTAACCGTTGCAGGGATCACGTCTATGGTGAGTATCTTGCAAGTACCTATTGCTGCGTTTGAAGATAAACTCGGCTGGTCACACAAGAAAGCGGTAACAATCGTGGCTGGTAGTTCGGCTGTAGTATCGACTATTCTATTCTCGTCACATAGCGCAATTACCTTTGTTGATATTATCGATTACTTTGCCAATAACGTTGGTATTGTGGGCGGTGGCTTGTTGTCTATCATCTTGGTGTCTTGGTTCCGTCGTCCATTGATGGAACAATTGAAAGCCCATGTGAATCAGTACTCGAGTTTGAAATTGGGCAGTAGCTGGAATTTCCTATTAACCATAGTGACACCACTATCTTTGTTGGTGGCGTTACTTTTAACTGTTAAGTCAATTATGGCGGAAGGTTATGGTGGTTATTCTGCGGATATTCTTTGGATTGTTGGTGGTTCTACACTCGCATTCTTTGTTATTGGTTCGGTGTTGTTTAGCCTAATCAAAGACCATCACGGTAAGGAGTAA
- the ilvD gene encoding dihydroxy-acid dehydratase — MPDYRSKTSTHGRNMAGARGLWRATGMKDEDFGKPIIAVVNSFTQFVPGHVHLKDLGQLVARQIEQAGGVAKEFNTIAVDDGIAMGHDGMLYSLPSRDLIADSVEYMVSAHCADAMVCISNCDKITPGMLMAAMRLNIPVVFVSGGPMEAGKVKIRGNDKAIDLIDAMIVAADDNYTDEEVAEYERSACPTCGSCSGMFTANSMNCLTEALGLSLPGNGSTLATHANRKKLFERAGSLIVELAKRHYEQDDYSVLPRSMVTKASYENAMTLDIAMGGSTNTVLHLLAAANEAGVDFTMDDIDRLSRKVPVLCKVAPAKNDVHMEDVHRAGGIMSILGELDRAGLLDTSVGTVHEATLKDALDKWDIIRTEDEDVYQFFKSAPGGVPTQTAFSQDRYYSRLDGDRENGVIRNAEHAFSKDGGLAVLYGNIALDGCIVKTAGVDESILKFNGTARVFESQDSAVDAILGGKITAGDVVVIRYEGPRGGPGMQEMLYPTSYLKSKGLGKECALLTDGRFSGGSSGLSIGHVSPEAAEGGAIGLVEDGDRIEIDIPNRTIHLAVDDATMAARRTAQDEKGWHPVEDRPRKISKALKAYAMHTTSAAKGAVREI, encoded by the coding sequence ATGCCTGACTATCGTTCAAAAACATCGACACACGGAAGAAACATGGCGGGTGCGCGTGGCTTATGGCGCGCAACTGGGATGAAGGATGAAGACTTCGGTAAACCGATTATTGCAGTGGTGAACTCATTCACCCAGTTTGTACCGGGTCATGTTCACCTTAAAGATCTAGGTCAGCTCGTGGCACGTCAGATTGAACAGGCAGGCGGTGTAGCAAAAGAATTCAATACCATTGCTGTAGATGACGGCATCGCGATGGGTCATGACGGTATGCTGTATTCACTGCCTTCACGTGACCTAATTGCTGACTCGGTAGAATATATGGTCAGCGCACACTGTGCCGATGCGATGGTCTGTATCTCGAACTGTGACAAGATCACTCCGGGGATGTTAATGGCAGCAATGCGCCTGAACATTCCAGTGGTATTCGTGTCTGGCGGTCCGATGGAAGCCGGTAAAGTGAAAATCCGTGGTAATGATAAAGCCATCGACTTGATCGATGCCATGATCGTCGCTGCAGATGATAACTATACTGATGAAGAAGTGGCTGAATACGAACGTTCTGCATGTCCAACCTGTGGTTCATGTTCAGGCATGTTCACTGCGAACTCAATGAACTGCTTGACTGAAGCATTGGGTCTATCGCTTCCAGGTAACGGTTCAACTTTGGCAACTCATGCGAACCGTAAAAAACTGTTCGAACGTGCAGGTTCTCTCATTGTTGAACTGGCAAAACGCCATTATGAACAAGACGATTACAGCGTATTACCACGTTCAATGGTGACTAAAGCTTCGTATGAAAATGCCATGACTTTGGACATCGCAATGGGTGGTTCAACCAATACCGTTCTACACTTATTAGCTGCTGCAAACGAAGCGGGTGTGGACTTCACCATGGATGACATCGATCGTCTATCTCGTAAAGTACCAGTGCTTTGTAAGGTCGCTCCTGCGAAGAATGATGTACATATGGAAGACGTGCACCGTGCCGGCGGGATCATGTCGATCCTCGGTGAACTAGATCGTGCAGGCCTGTTAGATACCTCTGTTGGTACGGTTCACGAAGCAACATTAAAAGATGCTTTAGATAAATGGGACATCATCCGTACTGAAGATGAAGACGTATATCAATTCTTTAAATCAGCACCAGGTGGCGTACCAACCCAGACTGCATTCTCACAAGACCGTTACTACTCACGTTTGGATGGCGACCGTGAAAATGGTGTGATCCGTAATGCAGAACATGCATTCTCTAAAGACGGTGGTCTGGCTGTACTTTATGGCAACATCGCGCTAGATGGTTGTATCGTAAAAACGGCCGGTGTAGATGAATCAATCCTGAAATTCAATGGGACTGCACGTGTATTTGAAAGCCAGGATTCTGCGGTAGACGCGATTCTGGGTGGCAAAATCACAGCAGGTGATGTGGTTGTGATTCGTTACGAAGGCCCACGTGGTGGCCCTGGTATGCAGGAAATGCTGTACCCAACCAGCTACCTGAAATCGAAAGGTTTAGGTAAGGAATGTGCACTGTTAACAGACGGCCGCTTCTCTGGCGGTTCATCAGGTCTGTCGATTGGTCACGTTTCTCCAGAAGCGGCTGAAGGCGGTGCGATTGGTCTGGTTGAAGATGGCGATCGTATCGAAATCGATATTCCAAACCGTACCATTCACCTGGCAGTAGATGATGCGACCATGGCCGCTCGTCGTACAGCACAGGATGAAAAAGGCTGGCACCCAGTGGAAGACCGTCCACGTAAGATTTCTAAAGCTTTGAAAGCTTATGCAATGCATACCACAAGTGCTGCAAAAGGTGCGGTACGTGAAATCTAA
- a CDS encoding LysR family transcriptional regulator encodes MRLDFFDLRLFLNIVDTGSLTKGAAQSNISLQAASERIKKLEQQYRVSLFSRHAGGVKLTFAGQIFAEHAQAILQQGQQLQHAMTPFQEGLNSNITLWCNSSAQSEYLPLLLPQYLVNNPNIQINLKEAESNDIIQALSSGTAKLGLISSFFQAKELQTLDFSEDPLVLICPLQHELSQVDSLQLADCLHFPFVGLMQYHSLQQSIEAQAQLLHCDIQYRLRLPNFAAIAQVVANGVGIAIMPKRAAQRLSKHYAFQSIQLMGNWANRKLLLAAKNFDELSTAYQHFSQFLLSSDAQKILN; translated from the coding sequence ATGCGTTTAGATTTTTTTGATTTACGTCTATTTTTAAATATTGTCGATACAGGTAGTCTGACCAAAGGCGCGGCGCAATCCAATATTTCATTACAAGCTGCCAGTGAACGGATTAAAAAACTAGAACAACAATATCGGGTCAGTTTGTTTAGCCGTCATGCGGGCGGAGTGAAACTCACCTTTGCAGGTCAGATTTTTGCAGAACATGCACAAGCCATCTTACAACAAGGGCAACAGCTTCAGCATGCCATGACCCCTTTTCAGGAAGGTCTCAATTCCAATATTACCCTGTGGTGCAATTCATCGGCACAGAGCGAATATTTGCCTTTATTGCTGCCTCAATATTTAGTCAACAATCCCAATATTCAAATTAATTTAAAAGAAGCGGAAAGCAATGACATTATTCAGGCTTTAAGTTCTGGCACAGCGAAACTCGGGCTAATTTCCAGTTTTTTCCAAGCAAAAGAATTACAAACGCTGGATTTTTCAGAAGATCCCTTAGTATTAATTTGTCCACTTCAACATGAACTCAGTCAAGTAGACTCATTACAACTTGCAGACTGTTTGCATTTTCCTTTTGTCGGTTTAATGCAATATCATTCCTTGCAGCAATCTATCGAAGCCCAAGCTCAACTGCTGCATTGCGATATTCAATATCGACTCCGACTCCCAAACTTTGCTGCAATCGCGCAAGTCGTGGCTAATGGTGTAGGCATTGCCATTATGCCCAAACGTGCAGCGCAACGTCTCTCAAAGCACTATGCGTTTCAATCCATTCAACTCATGGGCAATTGGGCAAATCGCAAGTTATTGCTGGCAGCAAAAAACTTTGATGAACTGAGTACCGCTTACCAGCATTTCAGTCAATTTTTACTTTCAAGCGATGCACAAAAGATCTTGAATTAA
- a CDS encoding chorismate mutase, whose protein sequence is MNKSKAESLQHARQQIDAIDTALVELIVARQFYVDQTTRFKKTETDLQSPDRMEQVVENVRALAQQQGIDPDFVEHIYREMFKHFIQRELKEFRP, encoded by the coding sequence ATGAATAAATCAAAAGCTGAATCATTACAACATGCTCGCCAACAGATCGATGCCATTGATACAGCCTTAGTTGAGTTGATCGTGGCACGTCAATTTTATGTTGATCAAACCACACGTTTTAAAAAGACTGAAACCGACTTGCAATCACCTGATCGTATGGAACAAGTGGTTGAAAATGTTCGTGCATTGGCACAGCAGCAGGGGATCGATCCTGATTTTGTAGAACATATTTATCGTGAAATGTTTAAACATTTCATTCAACGTGAACTTAAAGAGTTTCGTCCTTAA
- a CDS encoding methionine/alanine import family NSS transporter small subunit: MNTSAIMMMLLSIILLWGGLVVAMVHLAKHPDEEE; this comes from the coding sequence ATGAATACTTCAGCAATTATGATGATGTTATTGTCAATTATCTTACTTTGGGGTGGATTGGTTGTTGCCATGGTGCATTTGGCAAAACATCCCGATGAAGAAGAATAA
- a CDS encoding solute carrier family 23 protein, producing the protein MTNWFPKWRPYTGDIDARPVGTAEYLPPAQTVILGVQHAFAMFGATVLAPFLMGFDPNLAILMSGICTILFFLMTGGRVPSYLGSSFAFIGVVIAATGYAGSNGFNPNIAVAAGGIMVCGILYALMGFLVMATGTRWIEKLMPPVVTGAVVMIIGLNLAPVTVKNVMGNTFNMWMSLVTVLCMGSIAVFTRGLLQRLLLLVGLLLAYIVYYLLSNVMGHGTPINFLPVQQAAWFGVPHFHAPVFDINAVLIIAPIALILIAENLGHIKAVGAMTGENLDPHIGKAFVADGVATTLAGGVGAPGMTTYGENIGVMAVTRVYSTVIFAVAGVFAVFLGLSPKFGAIIHTIPTAILTGASIVVFGLITIAGAKIWIENKVDFSQNKNLMVAAVTIILGTGDFALTFGSFNLGGIGTATFAALILNWFFSLADKK; encoded by the coding sequence ATGACCAATTGGTTTCCCAAGTGGCGTCCCTATACGGGCGATATCGATGCACGACCTGTAGGTACCGCAGAGTATTTACCACCCGCACAAACAGTAATATTGGGTGTACAACATGCTTTCGCAATGTTCGGTGCGACCGTTCTTGCGCCTTTTCTTATGGGCTTTGACCCGAACCTTGCCATTTTAATGTCAGGGATTTGTACCATTCTGTTCTTCTTGATGACAGGTGGTCGTGTTCCAAGTTATTTAGGCTCAAGTTTTGCCTTCATTGGTGTGGTCATTGCCGCAACAGGTTATGCCGGTAGTAATGGCTTTAACCCGAATATTGCGGTTGCTGCAGGCGGCATCATGGTGTGCGGTATTTTATACGCACTGATGGGCTTCTTAGTCATGGCAACGGGTACCCGTTGGATTGAAAAACTCATGCCACCTGTTGTGACAGGCGCGGTCGTGATGATTATTGGTCTGAACCTTGCACCTGTAACTGTGAAAAACGTGATGGGCAATACCTTCAACATGTGGATGTCTTTGGTGACTGTCCTTTGTATGGGGTCAATTGCTGTCTTTACCCGTGGCTTATTACAACGTCTATTATTGCTGGTTGGTTTATTGCTCGCATATATCGTGTATTACCTGCTCAGTAATGTGATGGGACACGGTACACCAATCAATTTCCTACCTGTACAACAAGCTGCTTGGTTTGGTGTTCCACATTTCCATGCCCCTGTGTTTGATATCAATGCAGTGCTGATCATTGCACCAATTGCCTTGATTCTAATTGCAGAAAACTTAGGTCATATTAAAGCTGTGGGTGCAATGACAGGTGAAAACCTTGATCCACATATTGGTAAAGCCTTTGTTGCAGATGGCGTTGCCACAACTTTAGCTGGCGGTGTCGGTGCACCGGGTATGACTACCTATGGTGAAAACATCGGTGTGATGGCAGTCACTCGTGTTTACTCTACTGTCATCTTTGCAGTTGCCGGTGTATTTGCGGTGTTCTTAGGTTTATCACCTAAATTTGGTGCCATTATTCACACCATTCCAACCGCTATTTTGACTGGTGCTTCAATCGTGGTTTTTGGTTTAATTACCATTGCCGGTGCGAAAATCTGGATCGAAAATAAAGTCGATTTCTCACAAAACAAAAATCTGATGGTTGCTGCGGTCACTATTATTTTAGGTACAGGTGATTTTGCTTTAACTTTCGGTAGCTTTAACTTAGGTGGTATTGGTACAGCAACGTTTGCAGCACTGATTCTCAACTGGTTCTTTAGCCTTGCCGATAAAAAATAA
- a CDS encoding sulfite exporter TauE/SafE family protein, translating into MIAFVIGVFALAGLIKGTIGLGLPAVSMGLLTMVISPFQAASLLIIPSMVTNFWQLFAEGRVLSLIRRFWPLLVGIIIGSVWSIFPTLGHSEFHSEALLGGMLALYGLYGLCAKKMPNLSRHDRWLAPIIGYLGGALTVATGVVVIPVVPYLQSLHLKRDDLVQALGLAFTTSTLCLAFFLQQNPLADQPIDYTLSAIALIPALIGMGLGKKIRYRIPEQKFRKIFFVGLIALGLYMIAHQVGWI; encoded by the coding sequence ATGATTGCATTTGTCATCGGCGTATTTGCGCTAGCTGGGTTAATTAAAGGCACCATTGGTTTAGGTTTACCTGCGGTTTCGATGGGTTTACTCACCATGGTGATTAGTCCCTTTCAAGCAGCCAGTCTGTTAATTATTCCTTCGATGGTGACTAACTTTTGGCAGTTGTTTGCCGAAGGACGTGTACTGAGTTTAATTCGTCGTTTTTGGCCATTATTAGTGGGCATAATTATTGGTTCAGTGTGGAGCATTTTTCCAACATTGGGCCATAGTGAATTTCACAGTGAGGCATTACTTGGAGGCATGTTGGCACTCTATGGTCTCTATGGATTATGTGCCAAGAAGATGCCAAATTTAAGCCGACACGATAGATGGTTAGCACCTATTATCGGCTATTTAGGTGGTGCGCTGACCGTTGCCACAGGTGTTGTGGTAATCCCCGTTGTACCTTATTTGCAAAGTTTACATTTGAAACGCGATGACTTGGTGCAAGCATTGGGTCTGGCATTTACCACATCCACACTGTGTTTAGCATTTTTCTTGCAGCAAAATCCACTTGCTGATCAACCAATAGATTATACCTTGTCTGCAATTGCTTTAATTCCCGCGTTGATCGGGATGGGTTTAGGTAAAAAAATCCGTTATCGTATTCCCGAACAAAAGTTTAGAAAGATCTTTTTCGTGGGTTTAATTGCACTTGGTCTTTATATGATTGCGCATCAAGTTGGCTGGATTTAA
- the rsmB gene encoding 16S rRNA (cytosine(967)-C(5))-methyltransferase RsmB, with amino-acid sequence MKHSPNASTRDLSLRAQVVKTLLAVQNGQSLQSVLAQQMNIVSDKDRALFHELVLGCLRQWYALKQLTLPLLAKPLDNQVVETCLYLGLYQLLCTRVAAHAAISETVEATKQLGMESLSGVVNAILRRATRETEQFYDVLEQATNLPSWLSKRLRKDWGEQFAELSYELKQVAPLTLRVNTRQVSRDEYLDILEDEGIDAHRCEISKVGIVMDESLHVPSLPGFEAGGFSVQDEHAQLCATLLPNLDGKFVIDACAAPGGKTAHILETFEPKKLIAIDQDEKRLKRVHENLDRLLLDGKHVEVIAADAVTWTAPEQADCIVLDAPCTAIGVMRRHPDIRLLRQSGDIAKTVALQKQILENMWKQLKVGGTLLYITCSILKAENEQQMMDFFAHHADAKEIKIEADWGIEQIHGRQLLPKVGHGDGFFYCRIQKIA; translated from the coding sequence ATGAAGCATTCTCCCAACGCCTCTACCCGAGATCTAAGTTTACGTGCTCAGGTGGTGAAGACGTTATTGGCTGTCCAAAATGGTCAATCGCTGCAATCTGTCCTCGCGCAGCAAATGAACATTGTGTCAGACAAAGACCGTGCTTTATTCCATGAATTGGTTTTAGGTTGTTTACGCCAATGGTATGCCTTAAAGCAACTCACATTGCCTTTATTGGCTAAACCACTCGACAACCAAGTGGTCGAAACATGTTTATACCTTGGTTTATACCAATTGCTTTGTACGCGTGTCGCTGCGCATGCTGCGATTTCTGAAACAGTAGAAGCAACGAAGCAACTTGGTATGGAAAGTTTAAGTGGTGTGGTGAACGCGATTTTACGTCGTGCGACACGTGAAACTGAACAGTTCTACGATGTGCTTGAGCAAGCGACAAATTTACCTAGCTGGCTGTCTAAACGCTTGAGGAAAGATTGGGGTGAACAATTTGCCGAACTTAGCTATGAGCTAAAGCAAGTCGCACCTTTAACTTTGCGTGTGAATACCCGCCAAGTCAGCCGTGATGAATACTTAGATATCTTGGAAGATGAAGGCATTGATGCACATCGCTGTGAGATTTCTAAAGTCGGTATCGTGATGGATGAAAGTCTGCATGTACCAAGTCTGCCAGGTTTTGAAGCAGGTGGTTTCTCAGTCCAAGATGAACATGCGCAGCTTTGTGCCACATTATTGCCTAATTTAGATGGCAAATTCGTGATTGATGCCTGCGCTGCCCCAGGGGGTAAAACGGCGCACATTTTGGAAACGTTTGAGCCTAAAAAACTCATTGCGATTGACCAAGATGAAAAACGTTTAAAACGCGTGCATGAAAACTTAGACCGTTTATTACTCGATGGTAAACATGTCGAAGTGATTGCAGCAGATGCCGTGACGTGGACTGCGCCAGAGCAAGCAGATTGCATCGTGCTTGATGCACCATGTACTGCCATTGGGGTGATGCGTCGTCATCCTGATATTCGCCTGCTGCGCCAATCAGGTGACATTGCCAAAACTGTTGCATTGCAAAAGCAAATTTTGGAAAACATGTGGAAGCAACTTAAAGTCGGTGGAACGCTGCTTTATATCACTTGCTCGATTTTAAAAGCTGAAAATGAGCAGCAAATGATGGACTTCTTTGCCCATCATGCTGATGCCAAAGAAATTAAAATTGAAGCGGATTGGGGCATTGAACAAATCCACGGTCGCCAACTTCTACCTAAAGTCGGTCATGGCGATGGTTTCTTCTATTGTCGTATTCAAAAAATCGCTTAA
- the ilvD gene encoding dihydroxy-acid dehydratase codes for MSKDNIREHSAPVYEGIENAPARSMMRATGFQDEDFTRPFIGIASTWANVTPCNMHIDGLARTVEQGVNAAGGKGIIFNTITISDGISNGTEGMKYSLLSREIIADSIEAVVGCQAYDGVIAIGGCDKNMPGCIMGLARLNRPGLFIYGGTIKPGEGHTDMISVFEAVGQHAKGEINAIQVKHIEEVSLPGPGSCGGMYTANSMASAIEALGMSLPGSSAQEAVSEDKQIDCARAGEAVMNLLRLDIKPRDIMTKAAFENSIKVLIALGGSTNGVLHLLAMAHTAGVELSLDDFVRIGKEIPVVADVRPSGKYLMSELIAIGGIQPLMKRMLDAGMLDGSCLTVTGKTLAENLADVEDYPEGQQIILPFDKPVKKDSHLIIMKGNLSPNGAVAKITGKEGLYFKGPARVFEGEQGAMRGILDGEVQPGEVVVIRGVGPKGGPGMPEMLKPTSAIIGKGLGDSVALITDGRFSGGSHGFVIGHVTPEAYEGGPIGLVQNGDEISINAETREMTWHISDEELAARQATWVKPKPNYTHGALAKFAKLTSGAETGAVTDLNLEI; via the coding sequence ATGAGTAAAGACAATATCCGAGAACATTCCGCGCCTGTTTATGAAGGCATTGAAAATGCACCGGCCCGATCCATGATGCGTGCCACCGGTTTTCAGGATGAAGACTTTACTCGTCCTTTTATTGGGATCGCTTCGACCTGGGCCAATGTCACTCCCTGCAACATGCATATTGATGGTCTGGCGCGTACAGTCGAGCAGGGCGTTAATGCTGCCGGTGGTAAGGGGATTATCTTCAATACCATCACTATTTCCGACGGGATCTCCAACGGGACTGAAGGGATGAAATACTCCTTGCTGTCGCGTGAAATTATTGCCGATTCGATTGAAGCGGTGGTCGGTTGTCAGGCCTATGATGGCGTGATTGCGATTGGGGGCTGTGACAAAAATATGCCGGGCTGCATCATGGGCTTGGCACGTTTAAACCGTCCAGGTCTGTTTATTTATGGTGGCACCATCAAGCCGGGTGAAGGGCATACCGACATGATTTCGGTATTTGAAGCGGTGGGTCAGCATGCCAAAGGCGAAATTAATGCGATTCAGGTGAAACATATTGAAGAAGTGTCTTTGCCAGGGCCGGGTTCTTGTGGGGGGATGTATACCGCGAATTCTATGGCCTCTGCGATTGAAGCTCTGGGAATGAGCCTGCCGGGTTCCTCTGCACAGGAAGCGGTGTCTGAAGACAAGCAGATTGACTGTGCCCGTGCTGGTGAAGCAGTGATGAATCTGCTCCGTCTGGATATCAAGCCACGTGACATCATGACCAAAGCGGCTTTTGAAAATTCAATTAAAGTATTAATTGCATTAGGTGGATCAACCAATGGTGTACTGCATCTGTTAGCCATGGCGCATACGGCGGGTGTGGAGCTGAGTCTGGATGACTTTGTACGAATTGGAAAAGAGATTCCTGTTGTGGCCGATGTCCGCCCATCCGGTAAATATCTAATGTCAGAACTGATTGCTATTGGTGGGATCCAGCCATTGATGAAACGCATGCTGGATGCCGGTATGCTAGATGGTTCCTGCCTGACTGTGACTGGAAAAACACTGGCAGAAAACCTGGCCGATGTAGAAGATTATCCAGAAGGTCAGCAGATTATTTTGCCATTCGACAAGCCAGTGAAAAAAGACTCACATCTGATCATTATGAAAGGCAACCTGTCACCGAATGGGGCAGTCGCCAAAATTACCGGTAAGGAAGGCCTATATTTCAAAGGACCGGCACGGGTGTTTGAAGGTGAACAGGGCGCGATGCGCGGGATTCTGGATGGCGAAGTTCAGCCAGGTGAAGTGGTCGTGATTCGCGGTGTCGGGCCTAAAGGTGGGCCGGGTATGCCGGAAATGCTGAAACCGACTTCTGCTATTATTGGTAAAGGTCTGGGGGATTCAGTCGCACTGATTACTGATGGCCGTTTCTCAGGTGGAAGTCATGGTTTTGTGATTGGTCATGTCACACCAGAAGCCTATGAGGGTGGTCCGATTGGTCTGGTGCAAAATGGTGATGAAATTTCCATTAATGCGGAAACCCGTGAAATGACCTGGCATATTTCGGATGAAGAGCTCGCTGCACGTCAGGCGACTTGGGTAAAACCAAAACCAAATTATACCCACGGGGCACTGGCGAAATTCGCCAAACTGACTTCTGGGGCGGAGACCGGGGCTGTAACTGACCTAAATCTTGAAATCTAA
- the fmt gene encoding methionyl-tRNA formyltransferase, which yields MKIIFAGTPEFAATALAALLKTDHEIVAVYTQPDRKAGRGQKLTASAVKQLALEHDIPVYQPLHFKSSTEEGLAAQAELKALNADVMVVAAYGLILPQVVLDTPKYGCLNIHGSLLPRWRGAAPIQRAIATGDHETGVTIMKMAAGLDTGDMMYKTLCPITAEDTSASLHDKLAAQGAEAIVAVLESEEKLQQYLAAREVQDEALTVYAHKLSKAEAKIDWSIDAVQIDRNIRAFNPWPVAFIQLDETNNLRVWNSKLSNENAQGAQPGQILAIDKQGVHVACGNDSVIILTSLQWPGAKPLTPVQINQTQKLTIGQIL from the coding sequence GTGAAAATCATATTTGCAGGCACACCAGAATTTGCAGCAACTGCATTGGCTGCGCTTCTCAAAACCGATCATGAAATTGTGGCGGTCTATACTCAGCCGGATCGTAAAGCCGGCCGTGGTCAGAAACTTACCGCTTCTGCTGTGAAACAGCTGGCGCTTGAACATGACATTCCGGTATATCAGCCACTTCATTTTAAGTCTTCAACTGAAGAAGGTCTTGCTGCTCAGGCTGAGTTAAAAGCGTTGAATGCCGATGTGATGGTTGTAGCTGCCTATGGTCTGATTTTGCCGCAAGTGGTTCTGGATACGCCTAAATATGGTTGCCTGAATATTCATGGTTCACTGCTGCCACGCTGGCGTGGTGCTGCGCCGATCCAACGTGCAATTGCAACAGGTGATCACGAAACTGGCGTGACCATCATGAAAATGGCTGCCGGGCTGGATACTGGTGACATGATGTATAAAACCTTATGTCCAATTACTGCAGAAGATACCTCAGCCAGCCTGCATGATAAACTGGCTGCTCAAGGTGCTGAAGCAATTGTAGCGGTACTGGAATCTGAAGAAAAATTACAACAGTATTTAGCTGCCCGGGAAGTGCAGGACGAAGCACTTACGGTTTATGCACATAAACTCTCTAAGGCTGAAGCTAAAATTGATTGGTCGATTGACGCTGTTCAAATTGACCGTAATATTCGTGCATTTAACCCATGGCCTGTGGCATTTATTCAGCTTGATGAAACGAATAACCTGCGTGTATGGAATTCAAAATTATCGAATGAAAATGCACAAGGTGCTCAACCTGGTCAAATTCTTGCCATCGATAAGCAAGGTGTTCATGTGGCATGCGGCAATGATTCAGTGATCATTTTGACCTCACTGCAATGGCCAGGTGCAAAACCTTTAACCCCTGTACAGATTAACCAAACCCAAAAACTGACTATTGGACAAATTTTATAA